In Cyanobacterium stanieri LEGE 03274, the following proteins share a genomic window:
- a CDS encoding PRC-barrel domain-containing protein translates to MSNPETKRSELIDRLIINYKTTENIGKLENIVLELETHQVKGIISKAGLLGREKHGFLWQQIESIGKDSIIVHYDQEIEIQLDEWGAFLIGAELWSNSGDKAGNIIDYTLSTDTGKVINYLFSSSGWQGIKKGVYALAPDDVIAITNKRIIADNQAIENAPQYSKGLGETLGKVKDFIQDDYEKTLADLKLKNKEENSDKKEESTPITIDKETV, encoded by the coding sequence ATGTCTAACCCAGAAACAAAACGCAGCGAACTAATTGATCGCTTAATTATTAACTATAAAACCACCGAAAATATCGGCAAACTAGAAAATATCGTCCTAGAATTAGAAACCCATCAAGTAAAAGGAATCATCTCAAAAGCAGGTTTATTAGGCAGAGAAAAACACGGTTTTTTATGGCAACAAATAGAAAGCATCGGCAAAGATAGCATTATCGTTCACTACGATCAAGAAATCGAAATTCAACTGGATGAATGGGGCGCCTTTCTCATCGGTGCCGAATTATGGTCAAACTCAGGAGACAAAGCAGGTAACATCATTGACTATACCCTTTCCACCGACACAGGAAAAGTCATTAACTATTTATTCAGCTCCAGTGGTTGGCAAGGTATCAAAAAAGGAGTCTATGCCCTAGCCCCCGACGATGTCATTGCCATTACCAACAAACGTATTATTGCCGACAATCAAGCCATAGAAAACGCCCCTCAATACAGTAAAGGACTAGGAGAAACCTTAGGCAAAGTTAAAGACTTTATTCAAGATGATTACGAAAAAACTTTAGCCGATTTAAAACTAAAAAATAAAGAAGAAAATTCTGACAAAAAAGAAGAATCTACCCCCATTACCATAGATAAAGAAACAGTTTAA
- a CDS encoding TMEM165/GDT1 family protein, protein MNWDILSLTFITVFVAEIGDKSQLAAIALSGSSKSPQAVFLGSIAALILASFLGVIVGVGIGEFLPVKLLKSLAAIGFIFLALSNLWQD, encoded by the coding sequence ATGAATTGGGATATTTTGAGTTTGACTTTTATTACGGTTTTTGTGGCTGAGATAGGTGATAAGAGTCAGTTAGCGGCGATCGCCCTTAGTGGTAGTTCAAAATCACCCCAAGCAGTTTTTTTAGGCTCCATTGCCGCCCTCATTCTCGCTAGTTTTTTAGGGGTAATCGTGGGAGTAGGAATCGGCGAATTTTTACCCGTTAAATTATTAAAAAGTTTAGCGGCCATCGGCTTTATCTTCCTCGCCCTAAGTAACCTCTGGCAAGACTAA
- a CDS encoding UDP-glucuronic acid decarboxylase family protein yields MKILVTGGAGFIGSHLIDCLMSQGHEVLCLDNFYTGEKTNVDHWLDHHNFELIRHDITEPIRLEVDQIYHLACPASPVHYQFNPVKTIKTNVMGTLNMLGLAKRVKARFLLASTSEVYGDPTVHPQTEEYRGNVNCIGPRSCYDEGKRVAETLAFDYYREHKVDIRVARIFNTYGPRMLEKDGRVVSNFVAQAIRGIPLTVYGDGSQTRSFCYVSDLVAGLMALMEGDYIGPVNLGNPGEYTILELAKTIQEMVKPDSELVYKPLPEDDPLQRQPDITKAKQYLNWQPTIPLREGLKLTIEDFRQRIKGEGN; encoded by the coding sequence ATGAAAATTCTAGTTACAGGGGGTGCGGGATTTATCGGCTCTCACCTTATCGACTGTTTGATGAGTCAAGGTCATGAGGTTTTATGCTTAGATAACTTCTACACAGGGGAAAAAACCAACGTAGATCATTGGTTAGACCATCATAACTTCGAGTTAATTCGCCATGACATCACCGAACCTATCCGCCTAGAAGTAGATCAAATTTACCATCTCGCTTGTCCAGCTTCTCCCGTTCACTATCAATTTAATCCTGTCAAAACCATAAAAACCAATGTGATGGGAACATTGAATATGTTAGGTTTAGCTAAGAGGGTTAAGGCAAGATTTTTACTAGCTTCTACCTCGGAAGTGTATGGAGATCCTACCGTACATCCCCAAACCGAAGAATATCGGGGCAATGTCAATTGTATTGGGCCTCGTTCTTGTTACGATGAAGGAAAGAGGGTAGCTGAAACCTTAGCTTTTGATTATTACCGGGAACATAAGGTTGATATTCGGGTGGCTCGTATTTTCAACACCTATGGGCCAAGAATGTTAGAAAAAGATGGTAGGGTAGTTAGTAATTTTGTGGCTCAGGCAATTCGGGGTATTCCTTTGACGGTGTATGGTGATGGTAGCCAAACCCGTAGTTTTTGTTATGTGTCTGATTTGGTGGCGGGGTTAATGGCGCTGATGGAGGGAGATTATATTGGGCCGGTAAACTTAGGTAATCCGGGGGAATATACTATTTTAGAATTGGCAAAAACCATACAAGAAATGGTTAAACCCGATAGTGAATTGGTTTATAAACCTTTACCTGAAGATGATCCTCTCCAGCGTCAACCTGATATTACTAAGGCGAAACAATATCTTAATTGGCAACCAACTATTCCTTTAAGGGAAGGGTTAAAGTTAACCATTGAGGATTTTCGGCAAAGAATTAAGGGAGAGGGAAATTAA
- a CDS encoding UDP-glucose dehydrogenase family protein encodes MKVCVIGTGYVGLVTGVCLAHIGHDVICIDNNENKVNLMKQGQSPIYEPGLSDLMRSSMESGRLSFSTDLGAGVNHGEILFIAVGTPPLPTGESDTRYVEAVAKGIGANLRGGYKVIVNKSTVPIGSGDWVRMIVLDGLKERLGVTQGEGFTMTEEVEACFDVVSNPEFLREGSAVYDTFNPDRIVLGGSSDRAIAMMSELYQPLVNRDFSENKSLPPVPIVVTDLSSAEMIKYAANAFLATKISFINEVANVCDRVGADVTQVAKGIGLDSRIGDKFLQAGIGWGGSCFPKDVSALIHTAEDYGYSTELLNAVVNVNKKQRVMAIEKLQQELKILKGKVVGLLGLTFKPDTDDMRDAPALNIIEELNRLGAKVKAYDPIVSQTGISHGLSGVIIESDASMLADGCDALVLVTDWQEFLDLDFEKMAKVMKQPLIIDGRNFLDKRAIEELGYRYVGMGR; translated from the coding sequence ATGAAAGTTTGTGTTATTGGTACAGGTTATGTTGGTTTGGTTACGGGGGTATGTTTAGCCCATATTGGTCATGATGTCATCTGTATAGACAATAACGAGAATAAAGTTAATTTAATGAAACAGGGGCAATCTCCTATTTATGAGCCTGGGTTGTCGGATTTGATGCGCTCTTCCATGGAGTCGGGTAGGCTTTCTTTTTCTACGGATTTGGGGGCAGGGGTAAACCATGGGGAGATTTTATTTATTGCGGTGGGTACTCCGCCCTTACCCACGGGGGAAAGTGATACTCGTTATGTGGAGGCTGTGGCTAAGGGCATTGGGGCTAATTTAAGGGGTGGTTATAAGGTAATTGTTAATAAATCTACGGTGCCGATTGGTTCGGGGGATTGGGTGCGAATGATTGTCTTAGATGGACTTAAGGAAAGGTTGGGGGTAACTCAGGGGGAGGGTTTTACCATGACTGAGGAGGTGGAAGCCTGTTTTGATGTGGTGAGTAATCCTGAGTTTTTGCGTGAGGGTAGTGCGGTGTATGATACTTTTAATCCCGATCGCATCGTATTGGGTGGTTCTAGTGATCGGGCGATCGCCATGATGAGTGAGTTATATCAACCGTTGGTTAACCGTGATTTTTCGGAGAATAAATCTTTGCCCCCTGTGCCTATTGTGGTAACGGATTTGAGTTCGGCGGAGATGATTAAGTATGCGGCGAATGCTTTCTTAGCGACTAAGATTAGTTTTATTAATGAGGTGGCCAATGTGTGCGATCGTGTGGGTGCTGATGTTACTCAGGTGGCTAAGGGTATTGGTTTAGATTCCCGTATCGGTGATAAATTCCTTCAGGCGGGAATTGGTTGGGGTGGTTCTTGTTTTCCTAAGGATGTGTCTGCCCTGATTCATACGGCGGAAGATTATGGTTATAGTACAGAATTACTTAATGCGGTGGTTAATGTCAATAAAAAGCAACGGGTAATGGCGATCGAGAAGTTGCAACAGGAGTTAAAAATCTTGAAGGGGAAGGTTGTTGGTTTGCTGGGTTTAACTTTTAAGCCTGATACCGATGACATGAGAGATGCTCCCGCCCTAAATATCATTGAGGAGTTAAATCGCCTTGGGGCTAAGGTAAAAGCCTATGATCCCATTGTTTCTCAAACGGGTATTAGTCATGGTTTATCGGGGGTCATTATTGAAAGTGATGCTTCTATGTTGGCTGATGGTTGTGATGCCCTTGTTTTAGTCACCGATTGGCAAGAGTTTTTGGATCTTGATTTTGAAAAGATGGCTAAGGTAATGAAACAACCTTTGATTATTGACGGGCGTAATTTTCTTGATAAAAGGGCGATCGAGGAATTAGGTTATCGTTATGTTGGTATGGGAAGATAA